The Pseudomonas sp. Marseille-Q3773 DNA window ACCAGGACCTGCTGGCCTGGCTGCATGAAGGCGAGCAGCTGGCCACCGATTTCCCCGGCTACCTCGGCTCGGGCATCCTCGCCCCACCCCACGATGGCGATGAGTTCCAGATCATCTTCCGCTTCAGCGACGAACCCACCTTGCATGCCTGGGAGCACTCCGCTTCGCGCCGGGCCTGGTTGCAACGCGGCAACGGCCTGTTCGAACGCCCCAGAGAGGCGCGCGTAAGCGGCATTGATGACTGGTTTGGCACCAACATGGTGCAGAAACCGCCGCGTTGGAAGCAGGCCGTGGCCATCTGGTTGGCGTTTTTCCCAGTTTCGCTGGTGTTCAACCTGGTGTTCGGCCACTGGCTGGCCGCGCTGGAACTGTTGCCTCGGGTACTGCTCAGCACCCTGGCCCTGACCCCTGTGATGGTCTACCTGTTCATCCCGCTATCCACCCGCCTGCTGGCCGGCTGGCTGCACGCGTCGCCGCCCAGCACGGGTGCCCTGCGCAGCCGCTGAGGCCAGCGGTACACGCGCTGAACAGTTCGGGTATGCTGGGCGGCAACCCAAGGACAGACAGTTGACCGCCCCCAACATGAACAGCCCAATTCTCGTTACCGGAGCCAGCCAGCGCGTCGGGCTGGCCCTGGCCCTTGAACTGGCCCAGGCCGGCCATACGGTGGTCAGTGCCAGCCGCAACGTCCAGCCACAGGCGGCCCACCCGAACATCGTGCAGTTCCAGGCCGACCTGTGCCAGGCCGCCGACCGCCAGGCCCTGATCGACTACTTGCATGGCCATTACGACGGCCTGCGCGCGATCATCCATAACGCCTCGCTGTGGCTCGACGATGGTCTCGACAACCTCGAGACCATGTTCCGCCTGCACGTCGAAGCGCCCTACCACCTCAACCTGGCCCTGGGCGAGCTGCTGGCGAGGATGGACAAGGCCGACATCATTCATATTTGCGACGAAACCTCTTCGCGCGGCAGCAAGAGCCATATCGGTTATGCCGCGACCAAGGCCGCGTTGCAGAACATGGTGCTGTCGTTCGCCGAAAAATATGCGCCCAAGGTGCGTGTGAACGGTATCCTGCCCGGGCTGCTGATCCTCAAGGAAGGCGGTGACGAAGCCTATCGTCAGCAAACCTTGAAGAAAGCCTTGCTGGAGTTCGAACCCGGCGCCGGCCCGTTGATCGAGACGGTCAAGTACCTGCTCGCCAGCCAGTACAGCACTGGCAGCCAGGTGGTCATCAATGGTGGCCGCCACCTGAAGAATCGCATGACCTGAGAGAAGCCCATGACCCCACAGCAACAGCTCGAACTCGAGGCCGCCGCGTTCCGGCGCCTGGTCGAACACCTGCAGAAGCGCAGCGACGTGCAGAACATCGACCTGATGAACCTGTCCGGTTTCTGCCGCAACTGCCTGTCCAAGTGGTACAAGGCGGCGGCTGACGAGCGCCAGCTCGACGTAAGCCTGGACGATGCCCGCGAAGCGGTGTACGGCATGCCCTACGCCGAGTGGAAAGCCCAATACCAGAAAGAAGCCAGCGCCGAGCAACAAGCGGCGTTCGAAAAAGGAAAACCTCGTGACTGACCTCGACACCCTGCGCGCCAGCTTCGCCAGCGGCAAACACGTCTTTGCCGATACCCTGGCGTTCGTTGCCGACCATTACAGCTACCAGCCACAAGCCTTCGACAACGGTGGCGTGGCGAATGCGGCCGGACAGAACGAAGGCTCGTGCAAGACCTTGGGCCTGGCGCTGCTGGAAGGGCTGAGCGACCAGGAAGCGCTGCTGGCCTTTGGCGAGCACTACCGGGATGTGCTGGCCACGCCGGACGGCAGCGACCATGGCAACATCCGCGCACTGATCAAGCATGGTCTGGCCGGTGTGAAGTTTGCCGGGCAGCCACTTTCGCGCAAGGCGTGAGATTGCCGGGGCTGCTTTGCAGCCCATCGCGACACAAGGCCGCTGCTACAGCCGGAGCGGCCTTGTGTCGCGATGGGCCGCAAGGCGGCCGACGAAGTCTGTATTACCTCAACTGATGATTGTCCCCGGCACGCCAGCTGGCAGCCTGCCCCGCTGCAACCACTGCACCGCCATCGGCCACAAACTCTCGCGGAAACGATCATGGAAGAACGCGAAATGGCCGATTTCCCCGACCGATATATCCCCAGGCGCGATGCGCAAATGGCAGCGCTCAGCCTGCTGCAGGTAGCCCAGCAGGCGCTCCGTCGCCGCCACGGTACCAAAGGGGTCATCGGTCAGGCTGATCGCCAGCGTTGCCGCCTGCACCTGGGCGAACGGTAGCATCGCCAGTGCCCGCCCGCTGGGGCGCTGCTCATAACGCGGGGTACATGTGGCCCAGTCATGCACCACGCCGGCTGGCGTGTCCTCCAGCCAGCCCAGGCGCTTGCCGGGGAAATAACCGAACACCCGGGTGAGCAACGGCATCACCACATGCCACTTGCCGAACAGTTGCCAGCGCTGGCTGGCCGCGTAATCGCGCCAGTAGGCAAATTGCGCACCGACCATCACCAGCCGGCGTACCTGGCCCGCAGACGGTGCCAAGCCCACCGCACAGCCGCCGAAGCTGTGCCCCACCACATCCACTGGCTGACCCGGGAAGTGCTCTGCGGCGTAGGCGAGCATGGCTTCGAAATCCAGCCGGCCCCAGTCGCTCCAGGTGGCCTGGAAGCCGCGCAGCGATGGCGGGCGGGACTCGCCGATACCGCGGTAATCGTAGGTCAGCACATCACAGCCTTGGGCAAACAGGTAGTCGGCAAACCGCGAGTAGTAGCGGCAGCGTACCGACGTGGCAGCACTGATGATCACCAGCGGGCGCTGGCTGTCAGCGTGGGCGTGGCGCCAGCGAAAGCCGCCGAGGCTGTAGCCGTCGGCTGCGGTGTGGCGAAAGGCGGTGGCAGGTTGTTTAAGGCTGCTCATGGCGCATTCCCTAGGGTCGTGCGCCAAAGCTAGCAAAGATTCGTAGCCTGTACCGGCCTCGTCGCGGGTAAACCCATTCCTGCAGGCGGAGAACACCCGCAGGAGCGGGCCGGTACAAGTCAGCCGCGATTACAGCTCGATGCAGTCGAACTTCACGTCGGTCGCCACGTCTTCGTCGTAATTGACGTCAGCGCGCTCGAAGCCGAACAGGTTGAGGAACTGCTTCTTGTAACCGGCATAGTCGGTCAGCTCGAACAGGTTCTCGGTGGTTACCTGTGGCCACATGGCCTTGCAGGCGTCCTGCACGTCGTCACGCAGCTCCCAGTCGTCCAGGCGCAGACGGCCCTTCTCGTCGACTTCGGCCGGTGCGCCGTCGGCGCGGTACATGCGCTCGCGGAACATGCGGTCCAGCTGGTCCTGGGTACCTTCGTGAACACCCTTCTCCTGCATGATCTTGAACACCATCGACAGGTACAGCGGCATCACCGGAATGGCCGAACTGGCCTGGGTAACCACCGACTTGAGTACCGCCACGTTGGCGCCGCCGTTGATTTCACCGGCCAGTTTCTGGTCCAGGCGCAGGGCGGTTTCGTCAAGGTCCTGCTTGGCCTGGCCCAGCGCACCGTGCCAGTAGATCGGCCAGGTGATTTCGGTGCCGATGTAGCTGAAGGCCACGGTGCGGGCGCCCTCGGCCAGCACGTTGGCGCCAGCCAGGGCGTCGATCCACAGCTGCCAGTCCTGGCCACCCATGACGGTGACGGTATCCTTGATTTCCTGCTCGGTGGCCGGCTCGATGCTGGCCTCGATGATGGTGTCCTTGTTGGTGTCGATGGCAGTCGACTTGTACGGCTGGCCGATCGGTTTCAGCGCAGAACGCACCAGCTCACCAGTCTGCGGCAGCTTGCGCACAGGCGAGGCCAGCGAGTAGATGACCAGGTCGACCTTGCCACCCATTTCGTTCTTGATCAGCTCGATGACCTTGGCGCGGGCTTCGTCGGAGAAGGCGTCACCGTTGATCGACTTGCTGTACAGGCCCTCGGCCTTGGCAAACTTGTCGAAGGCGGCAGCGTTGTACCAGCCAGCGGTACCGGCCTTGGTCTCGGTGCCAGGCTTTTCGAAGAACACGCCCAGGGTATCGGCCTTGAAGCCGAACGCCGCAGTGATACGGGCCGCCAGGCCGTAGCCGCTGGAAGCGCCGATGACCAGGACCTTCTTCGGGCCATCCTCGCGCACGCCCAGCTTGCGGGTGGCTTCGATCTGGTCACGGACGTTGAGCTCGCAGCCCTTCGGATGAGTCGTGGTGCAGATGAAACCGCGAACCTTAGGATGAATGATGGCCAATGTCTGTACCTCGTCAGGTTTATGCCGGAGGAAACGCCGCCATGGGCGATTCCGATTGATCAGAGGGTGAGACTACCCTCGCAGGTTATCCGACACATATTACGGGGTGAACATAGGGATGCAAAACGGTGGTTGGCCTGTTCCGGCCCCCTTCGCGGGTGAACCCGCCCCACCGGGACGGCGCGAATCCTGAAGGCTGCGCAATACCTATGGGAGCGGGCAAGCCCGCGAATGGGCCAGCGCAGTCAATCGCGGCGCCGACGGCGACCGGTGATCATCGACCACGGCAGGTTCTCGCGCAGGCGCACGCTCTCGTAGATGGCGCCCAGCACGTGCACGCAAACCAGCACCAGCACCGCGTTGGCCAGCCAGCTGTGCAGGTCCATCGGCCAGTCGACACCAAACAGCGCATCCACTTCCTGCGACGCCCACCCGGTCAGGCCCAGGCCGGCGATGCCGGCCAGCATCAGCACCATTACCAGGGCGCCTATCGGCGAATGCCCCATGTGATGGTCAAGCTCCCCATGCAGCAGTGCCCGGGCATGCCCAACCAGGTTGGCCGGGGTTGGCCAGAAGTCGGCCCAACGCGCACTGCGTGGCCCGACAAAGCCCCAGACCACCCGCACCAATACAACGGCCAGGGCGTAGTAGCCTAGCCACTGGTGCCAGTTTTCACCCTCCTCGTTGAAGAAATAGTTGGCGAAGAACACCACGGCGATCGACAGGTGGCACAGGCGCAGCAGGGGGTCCCACAGCTGTATCGTGCCGTCGCTGTCCATTAGTGGTACTCGGTCTTGACTGCCTTGCCCGTCACGGGGTCATGGTAGATCTCGACCTTCTTGCCATCCTTGTCGAAACCGTAGATTTCGTAGCAGTTGCCCTTGGTGACCTTGAACTTGTTGATCTTGTAGCCCTGCTCCTTGAGCTGGGCCTGGAACTTTTCCTGGTCTTGCCAGGTGCTCTTGTCGGCGGTGGTGCATTCGGTGGCAGCGAAAACAGTGCTGCTGCCGAGCAGCAGGGACAGGGCTATCAGTACGCGCGTGCGCATGAGCATGACCTCCATCGAAAATTGAAGTACAACTCATCAAGCTTAGATGTACAGGGTGCCTTGCGCCCATTCATTGGTTTTCCAGATCAATCGCAAAGAAAAACAAACTTAACAAATGAGCCAAAGCCACCGATGCTTGCGGCATTACGCCCATCGCACGGAGAACAACAACATGAACGACGTGGTCATCGTCGCCGCAACCCGCACCGCCATCGGCAGCTTCCAGGGCGCCCTCGCCACGGTACCTGCGGTAGACCTCGGTGCCGCCGTGATCAAGCGCCTGCTGGAGCAGACCGGGCTGGAGCCGGCGCAGGTCGATGAGGTCATCCTCGGCCAGGTGCTTACCGCAGGTGCCGGGCAGAATCCGGCACGCCAGGCGGCGATCAAGGCCGGCCTGCCTTACAGCGTACCGGCACTGACCCTGAACAAGGTCTGCGGTTCGGGCCTCAAGGCTCTGCACCTGGCGGCGCAGGCGATCCGTTGTGGTGACGCCGAGGTGGTCATCGCCGGCGGCCAGGAAAACATGAGCCTCGCCCCCTATGTGATGCCCTCGGCCCGTACCGGCCAGCGCATGGGCCATGGCCAGCTGATCGACAGCATGATCAGCGACGGCCTGTGGGATGCGTTCAACGACTACCACATGGGCATCACTGCGGAAAACCTGGTGGACCAATACGGCCTCAGCCGTGAACAGCAGGACGCCTTTGCCGCCGAGTCGCAGCGCAAGGCAGTGGCGGCCATCGAGGCCGGGCGCTTCGCTGACGAGATCACGCCGATCGTGCTGCCACAGAAAAAGGGTGAGCCCAAGGTGTTCGCGCGGGACGAACAACCACGCCAGGACACCACCGTCGAGTCCCTGGGCAAACTGCGCCCGGCGTTCAAGAAGGACGGCAGCGTCACTGCCGGCAATGCCTCGAGCCTGAACGATGGCGCCGCCGCCGTGCTGTTGATGAGTTCCGCCAAGGCCAAGGCCCTGGGCCTGCCGGTGCTGGCCCGGATCGCAGCCTATGCCAGTGCCGGTGTCGACCCGGCGATCATGGGTATCGGCCCGGTTTCCGCGACCCAGCGTTGCCTTGACAAAGCCGGTTGGCAACTGGCCGAACTGGACCTGATCGAAGCCAACGAAGCCTTCGCCGCACAGGCGCTGGCGGTGGGCAAGGCGCTGGAGTGGGATGCTGCGCGGGTCAACGTGAATGGTGGGGCAATTGCCCTCGGCCACCCGATCGGGGCATCCGGGTGCCGGGTGCTGGTGACCCTGCTGCACGAAATGATCAAGCGCGATGCCAAGAAAGGCCTGGCCACCTTGTG harbors:
- a CDS encoding antibiotic biosynthesis monooxygenase: MSTPPVTLMVSRRAAHGRYQDLLAWLHEGEQLATDFPGYLGSGILAPPHDGDEFQIIFRFSDEPTLHAWEHSASRRAWLQRGNGLFERPREARVSGIDDWFGTNMVQKPPRWKQAVAIWLAFFPVSLVFNLVFGHWLAALELLPRVLLSTLALTPVMVYLFIPLSTRLLAGWLHASPPSTGALRSR
- the folM gene encoding dihydromonapterin reductase; amino-acid sequence: MNSPILVTGASQRVGLALALELAQAGHTVVSASRNVQPQAAHPNIVQFQADLCQAADRQALIDYLHGHYDGLRAIIHNASLWLDDGLDNLETMFRLHVEAPYHLNLALGELLARMDKADIIHICDETSSRGSKSHIGYAATKAALQNMVLSFAEKYAPKVRVNGILPGLLILKEGGDEAYRQQTLKKALLEFEPGAGPLIETVKYLLASQYSTGSQVVINGGRHLKNRMT
- a CDS encoding DUF1244 domain-containing protein — encoded protein: MTPQQQLELEAAAFRRLVEHLQKRSDVQNIDLMNLSGFCRNCLSKWYKAAADERQLDVSLDDAREAVYGMPYAEWKAQYQKEASAEQQAAFEKGKPRD
- a CDS encoding HopJ type III effector protein — its product is MTDLDTLRASFASGKHVFADTLAFVADHYSYQPQAFDNGGVANAAGQNEGSCKTLGLALLEGLSDQEALLAFGEHYRDVLATPDGSDHGNIRALIKHGLAGVKFAGQPLSRKA
- a CDS encoding alpha/beta fold hydrolase, giving the protein MSSLKQPATAFRHTAADGYSLGGFRWRHAHADSQRPLVIISAATSVRCRYYSRFADYLFAQGCDVLTYDYRGIGESRPPSLRGFQATWSDWGRLDFEAMLAYAAEHFPGQPVDVVGHSFGGCAVGLAPSAGQVRRLVMVGAQFAYWRDYAASQRWQLFGKWHVVMPLLTRVFGYFPGKRLGWLEDTPAGVVHDWATCTPRYEQRPSGRALAMLPFAQVQAATLAISLTDDPFGTVAATERLLGYLQQAERCHLRIAPGDISVGEIGHFAFFHDRFRESLWPMAVQWLQRGRLPAGVPGTIIS
- the fabV gene encoding enoyl-ACP reductase FabV is translated as MAIIHPKVRGFICTTTHPKGCELNVRDQIEATRKLGVREDGPKKVLVIGASSGYGLAARITAAFGFKADTLGVFFEKPGTETKAGTAGWYNAAAFDKFAKAEGLYSKSINGDAFSDEARAKVIELIKNEMGGKVDLVIYSLASPVRKLPQTGELVRSALKPIGQPYKSTAIDTNKDTIIEASIEPATEQEIKDTVTVMGGQDWQLWIDALAGANVLAEGARTVAFSYIGTEITWPIYWHGALGQAKQDLDETALRLDQKLAGEINGGANVAVLKSVVTQASSAIPVMPLYLSMVFKIMQEKGVHEGTQDQLDRMFRERMYRADGAPAEVDEKGRLRLDDWELRDDVQDACKAMWPQVTTENLFELTDYAGYKKQFLNLFGFERADVNYDEDVATDVKFDCIEL
- a CDS encoding cytochrome b/b6 domain-containing protein; translation: MDSDGTIQLWDPLLRLCHLSIAVVFFANYFFNEEGENWHQWLGYYALAVVLVRVVWGFVGPRSARWADFWPTPANLVGHARALLHGELDHHMGHSPIGALVMVLMLAGIAGLGLTGWASQEVDALFGVDWPMDLHSWLANAVLVLVCVHVLGAIYESVRLRENLPWSMITGRRRRRD
- a CDS encoding PepSY domain-containing protein, with product MRTRVLIALSLLLGSSTVFAATECTTADKSTWQDQEKFQAQLKEQGYKINKFKVTKGNCYEIYGFDKDGKKVEIYHDPVTGKAVKTEYH
- a CDS encoding acetyl-CoA C-acetyltransferase; this encodes MNDVVIVAATRTAIGSFQGALATVPAVDLGAAVIKRLLEQTGLEPAQVDEVILGQVLTAGAGQNPARQAAIKAGLPYSVPALTLNKVCGSGLKALHLAAQAIRCGDAEVVIAGGQENMSLAPYVMPSARTGQRMGHGQLIDSMISDGLWDAFNDYHMGITAENLVDQYGLSREQQDAFAAESQRKAVAAIEAGRFADEITPIVLPQKKGEPKVFARDEQPRQDTTVESLGKLRPAFKKDGSVTAGNASSLNDGAAAVLLMSSAKAKALGLPVLARIAAYASAGVDPAIMGIGPVSATQRCLDKAGWQLAELDLIEANEAFAAQALAVGKALEWDAARVNVNGGAIALGHPIGASGCRVLVTLLHEMIKRDAKKGLATLCIGGGQGVALAIER